A region from the Deltaproteobacteria bacterium genome encodes:
- the rpmI gene encoding 50S ribosomal protein L35: protein MPKIKTNRGAAKRFKVSKSGKIMRRRGFKSHILSTKSRKRKRRLRQAASVSSYETTSMRRLIPYL from the coding sequence ATGCCGAAGATAAAGACAAACAGGGGGGCCGCGAAGAGATTCAAGGTCAGCAAGAGCGGCAAGATCATGCGACGGCGTGGCTTCAAGAGCCATATCCTGTCCACCAAGAGCCGCAAGCGGAAACGCCGCCTGAGACAGGCCGCTTCGGTGTCGAGCTACGAAACCACGAGCATGCGGCGCCTCATTCCCTATCTGTAG